From a region of the Pogona vitticeps strain Pit_001003342236 chromosome 7, PviZW2.1, whole genome shotgun sequence genome:
- the PLEKHN1 gene encoding pleckstrin homology domain-containing family N member 1: MGNMACVPQAPGRFRYSFSRKPSLRKEQDSKKKLAGLFGFEPGQERDVTSDKILQYIPGKNLIPQENEKENLDQRFPGLLKKGRRKTVVRNLGKIIYYSKVKFKFEHCQEVNDCYLELFQAYLYFQSLGPNGLAYQGLLPLRELQLNELESPKGAQQEVHAFQITGPLLSPLTVYCPSKSEVKRWLYHLEKQIHLNGGSLDFPFLTQNEWKQSSIRREEFRWSVQNAPVQEWRGTQRESLGNVLCVSKVKLQHLPFQEQHDRLLILYPSTLVIVSEERNGLYFKGELPLNAIQVHFEENQKTSFLIEGRLINSIRVICPSYEDYKEWLYCLNTAQFHNADSSLSGSESFSRPNPPHHAQFSGSGRGSLTSDGRTNSWASGGKGVASTHHSQNSTGSLAEKQSFRVMPDNQIADGPLPQLVHCPGNPVSTGVTKSELKRKGSSRKSKGKGAPAPQPPPPNTQDSERNHFQLIPEHSKGEVLSPVYNEPYAALAQQQHPSVPPLHLDVNNLKQWNLSRSENCTASQNVERTPLSCSPMYADPYTPNSPSSHGAADSKFMEEFTRCHRRSSLEQLNGYPAMPVSVPITHHPPVQKKSCQPLPGHHWREPAAAQRCSPTTFNFSVMPPPDMDYLTTSTLSRDREELPTPSLMTSDESIGNYDLPKSGRERVDSAYHDYAELQSFQSDFSYDNIWDTEAKVPTSDKDIYHC, from the exons AATCTCATACCTCAGGAGAATGAGAAGGAAAATTTGGACCAGCGGTTCCCAGGCCTGCTtaagaaggggaggagaaagacagTGGTGCGGAATTTGGGGAAAATTATCTATTACTCCAAGGTCAAATTTAAATTTGAGCATTGTCAG GAGGTGAATGACTGTTACTTGGAACTTTTTCAAGCCTACCTCTATTTCCAGTCTCTGGGTCCCAATGGACTCGCCTACCAG GGTTTGCTGCCTCTGAGAGAGCTTCAGCTGAACGAGCTCGAAAGTCCGAAAGGAGCCCAGCAAGAGGTTCATGCTTTTCAAATTACAG GTCCCTTGCTGAGCCCCTTGACCGTCTACTGCCCCAGCAAGTCGGAGGTCAAACGCTGGCTGTACCACTTGGAGAAGCAGATTCACTTGAACGGAGGAAGCCTTGATTTCCCTTTCCTGACCCAG AATGAATGGAAGCAGAGCTCTATCAGGAGGGAGGAGTTCCGGTGGTCCGTGCAAAATGCCCCCGTGCAAGAGTGGAGAGGGACCCAGCGGGAATCCCTGGGCAACGTCCTGTGTGTGTCTAAAGTGAAGCTGCAGCATTTGCCTTTCCAG GAACAGCACGACCGGCTCTTGATCTTGTATCCATCCACCCTCGTAATTGTATCAGAAGAACGCAATGGCCTCTACTTTAAG GGAGAACTGCCCCTTAATGCAATCCAAGTGCATTTTGAAGAAAACCAGAAAACCTCTTTTCTAATAGAAG GCCGATTAATCAACTCCATTCGGGTGATTTGCCCCAGCTATGAAGACTATAAAGAATGGCTCTACTGTCTCAACACAGCTCAGTTCCACAACGCTGATTCCTCTCTTTCTGGATCAGAGAGCTTTTCAAGACCAAATCCACCACACCATGCTCAG TTCTCAGGGAGTGGGAGAGGTTCACTCACGTCTGATGGCCGAACAAACTCCTGGGCATCAGGAGGGAAGGGGGTGGCCTCCACCCACCACTCTCAGAACAGTACGGGCTCCCTTGCCGAGAAGCAGTCATTCAGGGTGATGCCAGATAACCAGATAGCTGATGGTCCTCTACCTCAACTCGTCCAC TGTCCAGGAAACCCAGTATCTACAGGGGTGACAAAATCtgaactgaaaagaaaaggaagttctCGGAAGTCTAAAGGGAAGGGAGCCCCAGCGCCCCAGCCGCCCCCACCCAACACTCAGGACTCTGAGAGGAACCATTTCCAACTCATCCCCGAACACTCCAAGGGAGAAGTCTTGTCTCCAGTGTACAATGAGCCGTATGCAGCCCTGGCCCAACAGCAACACCCCTCTGTTCCCCCACTGCACCTGGATGTGAACAAC CTGAAACAATGGAACTTGTCAAGAAGTGAGAATTGCACCGCATCCCAGAATGTGGAGAGAACACCCCTGTCTTGTTCCCCCATGTATGCTGATCCCTATACACCCAATTCTCCTTCTTCCCATGGGGCAGCAGATTCCAAGTTCATGGAAGAG tTCACGAGATGCCACCGACGGTCTTCTTTGGAGCAGCTGAATGGCTACCCTGCCATGCCAGTCTCTGTTCCCATCACCCATCATCCTCCGGTGCAAAAGAAGAGCTGCCAGCCACTACCTGGCCACCACTGGCGAGAGCCAGCGGCGGCTCAGAGATGCAGTCCTACTACTTTTAATTTTTCAGTGATGCCTCCTCCTGACATGGATTATCTGACCACA AGCACCTTATCAAGGGACAGGGAAGAACTTCCAACGCCGTCCTTGATGACTTCAG ATGAAAGCATAGGAAACTACGACCTCCCGAAAAGCGGACGGGAAAGGGTGGACTCTGCCTACCACGATTATGCGGAGCTCCAGAGTTTCCAGAGTGACTTCAGTTACGACAACATCTGGGATACCGAAGCCAAGGTGCCGACATCTGACAAGGACATCTACCActgctag